A stretch of the Photobacterium toruni genome encodes the following:
- the ribF gene encoding bifunctional riboflavin kinase/FAD synthetase, which yields MELIRGIPNIQPHHHGCVLTIGNFDGVHLGHQTLLKQVIAKAHSMGLAATVMTFEPQPQELFAGNKAPARLTRFREKYVELKKVGIDRLLCVNFNHHFASMTAEYFVECLLVKQLGVKFLVIGDDFRFGQERRGDFAMLVAAGKKYGFEVISTTSFCVSKQRVSSTAIRHALANNELDQVEQMLGRPYSIRGRVSHGRKLGRTIGFPTANIPLKRRIAPVAGVYAVEVLGITATPIAGVANVGHRPTVQGVRQQLEVHLFDYQADLYGRQLEVVLRHKLRDEKKFESFDALKLQIERDAQTARVWLSERNNVQLRPSNGI from the coding sequence ATGGAATTAATTCGAGGTATACCCAATATTCAGCCACACCATCATGGTTGTGTGCTGACAATTGGCAATTTTGACGGTGTACATCTTGGCCATCAAACGTTGCTTAAACAAGTCATTGCTAAAGCGCACTCTATGGGGTTAGCCGCTACGGTAATGACGTTTGAACCACAGCCACAAGAGCTTTTTGCGGGAAATAAAGCTCCTGCAAGGTTGACCCGCTTTCGCGAGAAATATGTAGAATTGAAAAAAGTCGGCATTGATCGATTATTGTGTGTTAATTTTAATCATCATTTTGCGTCTATGACTGCTGAATATTTCGTCGAATGCTTGTTGGTAAAGCAATTGGGTGTTAAATTTCTGGTTATTGGTGATGACTTTCGTTTTGGTCAAGAGCGACGTGGCGATTTTGCGATGCTAGTAGCAGCTGGTAAGAAATACGGATTTGAAGTAATCAGTACAACAAGTTTTTGTGTTTCTAAGCAGCGAGTAAGCAGTACTGCAATCCGTCATGCTTTAGCGAATAATGAATTAGATCAAGTAGAACAAATGCTTGGTCGACCATACAGTATTCGTGGGCGAGTCTCACACGGAAGAAAATTAGGCCGCACTATCGGCTTTCCAACAGCTAATATCCCATTAAAACGCCGTATAGCACCTGTTGCAGGAGTTTATGCGGTCGAAGTGTTGGGTATTACCGCCACGCCTATTGCGGGTGTAGCTAATGTTGGCCACCGACCTACAGTACAAGGTGTACGACAACAACTTGAAGTACATTTATTTGATTATCAAGCCGATCTTTACGGTCGTCAACTTGAAGTCGTGTTGCGCCATAAATTGCGTGACGAAAAAAAATTTGAATCATTCGATGCGCTGAAATTACAAATCGAACGAGATGCTCAAACAGCACGGGTGTGGTTGTCTGAGCGTAATAATGTCCAACTTCGCCCAAGTAACGGAATCTAG
- the murJ gene encoding murein biosynthesis integral membrane protein MurJ has product MSKRLLRSGMVVSAMTLVSRVLGLVRDVVVANLMGAGAAADVFFFANKIPNFLRRLFAEGAFSQAFVPVLTEYHAAGDVDRTRLLIARAAGTLGGIVTIVTLLGVLGSGVVTALFGFGWFWDWTQGISPGAEKFELASLLLKITFPYLWFVTFVALSGAILNTLGKFAISSFTPVFLNIAIIGCAVFVAPHLAKPEIGLALGVFIGGLVQFGFQLPFLYREGYLVRPQWGWNDPGVTKIRKLMLPALFGVSVTQINLLLDTLIASFLMTGSISWLYYSDRLLEFPLGLFGIAIATVILPALSRKHVDKSPQQFADTMDWGVRMVLILGIPAMLGMITLAKPMLMVMFMRGEFDLYDVNQTAMSLWVVSAGLLNYMLIKIFAPGYYARQDTKTPVKIGIIAMVSNMVFNGIFAPFYGYVGLSIASVLSALLNAGLLYRGLHKENIYRVSRQTLFFVLRLVIAGAVMVGGLLWFSPSIQQWLAFHLLERVIWLFGLILGGSSIYLLCAIILGIRPRHLRAES; this is encoded by the coding sequence GTGAGTAAGCGTCTTTTACGCTCTGGAATGGTAGTTAGCGCCATGACTTTGGTGTCTCGTGTGCTAGGTTTAGTGCGCGATGTGGTAGTTGCTAACCTAATGGGAGCAGGGGCTGCGGCCGATGTTTTTTTCTTTGCCAACAAAATTCCTAACTTTTTACGTCGTCTTTTTGCAGAAGGTGCTTTTTCGCAAGCCTTTGTGCCCGTTTTAACTGAATATCATGCCGCTGGTGATGTTGATCGAACTCGATTGTTGATTGCTCGTGCTGCGGGAACGTTAGGGGGTATTGTTACCATAGTGACATTATTGGGTGTTTTAGGCTCAGGTGTCGTCACCGCATTATTTGGTTTCGGTTGGTTTTGGGATTGGACGCAAGGTATTTCCCCAGGCGCGGAAAAATTTGAATTAGCCAGTTTGTTACTTAAAATCACCTTTCCCTATTTGTGGTTTGTGACCTTTGTAGCATTATCTGGCGCTATCTTAAATACGTTGGGCAAGTTTGCGATTTCATCGTTTACGCCAGTATTTCTTAATATTGCTATTATTGGTTGTGCGGTTTTTGTCGCACCACATTTAGCAAAACCTGAAATTGGGTTAGCACTAGGGGTATTTATTGGTGGGTTGGTCCAATTTGGTTTTCAACTGCCTTTTTTATATCGAGAAGGGTATTTAGTTCGTCCACAATGGGGCTGGAATGACCCTGGCGTGACTAAAATACGAAAATTGATGCTACCAGCACTGTTTGGTGTTTCTGTTACTCAAATTAACTTACTGCTTGATACATTGATTGCAAGTTTCTTAATGACTGGCTCAATTAGTTGGTTATATTATTCAGATCGCTTATTAGAATTTCCGCTAGGGTTATTTGGTATTGCGATTGCAACTGTGATCTTACCTGCTCTGTCGCGTAAACATGTTGATAAGTCGCCTCAACAGTTCGCGGACACGATGGATTGGGGAGTTCGAATGGTATTGATTTTGGGTATTCCTGCCATGCTCGGTATGATCACCTTAGCCAAACCAATGTTGATGGTGATGTTCATGCGTGGTGAGTTTGATCTTTATGATGTAAACCAAACCGCTATGTCACTGTGGGTCGTGTCGGCTGGCTTACTTAATTACATGCTAATCAAAATTTTTGCCCCAGGTTATTACGCTCGTCAAGATACCAAAACACCCGTTAAAATTGGTATTATTGCCATGGTTAGCAATATGGTTTTTAACGGTATCTTTGCACCATTCTATGGTTATGTCGGTCTCTCTATTGCGAGTGTATTATCGGCTTTGCTTAATGCAGGGTTGCTATACCGAGGTTTACACAAAGAAAATATTTATCGAGTGAGCCGCCAAACATTATTTTTTGTACTGCGGTTAGTGATTGCCGGTGCAGTGATGGTTGGTGGATTACTATGGTTCAGTCCATCTATTCAACAATGGTTAGCGTTCCACTTGCTTGAGCGTGTTATATGGCTATTTGGCTTGATTTTAGGTGGAAGCAGTATTTATTTATTATGTGCCATTATTTTAGGTATTCGTCCCCGTCATCTGCGTGCAGAGAGCTGA
- the rpsT gene encoding 30S ribosomal protein S20, producing the protein MANIKSAKKRALTSEKRRQHNASRRSMMRTFFKKVIIAIEAGNKEAATQAFAEMQPVMDRMATKGLIHKNKAARHKARLTAKIKAL; encoded by the coding sequence TTGGCAAATATCAAATCTGCTAAGAAACGTGCACTAACTTCAGAAAAACGTCGTCAGCATAACGCTAGCCGTCGTTCTATGATGCGCACTTTCTTCAAGAAAGTAATTATCGCTATTGAAGCTGGTAATAAAGAAGCTGCAACACAAGCTTTCGCTGAAATGCAACCTGTTATGGATCGCATGGCTACTAAAGGCCTGATCCATAAGAACAAAGCTGCACGTCACAAAGCTCGTCTAACAGCGAAAATCAAAGCTCTTTAA
- a CDS encoding DUF502 domain-containing protein has protein sequence MKKTLLRGLFNVLPLVLSIWLFWSLFESLDEVGSFLFGLVHITELFKGAGFLLILILLFVAGLLFSVSPIAWLYDFVIRQLMRFPFFKTVYSSINDIASLMSSDNKNKSQQTVLVHQANNTYVVGFIMSNDTPEPLTNALPSGDWVPVLFPLSYQIAGITTLVKREDLTVVDWSFEDAMRYNLTAGISISAKDKEEKEKEKEK, from the coding sequence ATGAAAAAAACGCTATTACGCGGCTTGTTCAACGTTCTGCCGCTGGTATTAAGTATTTGGTTATTCTGGTCACTTTTTGAGTCATTAGATGAAGTAGGCAGTTTTTTATTTGGCCTTGTTCATATCACTGAACTCTTCAAAGGTGCCGGTTTTTTACTCATTCTGATCTTATTATTTGTTGCGGGGCTACTTTTCTCTGTCAGTCCTATCGCATGGCTTTATGATTTTGTTATTCGACAATTGATGCGATTTCCTTTTTTTAAAACGGTTTACAGTAGTATTAATGATATTGCCTCATTGATGAGCAGCGACAATAAAAATAAGAGCCAGCAAACCGTATTAGTCCATCAAGCAAATAATACCTATGTCGTTGGCTTCATTATGTCTAATGACACGCCTGAGCCGCTGACAAACGCATTACCTAGCGGAGATTGGGTTCCAGTACTATTTCCACTCAGCTATCAAATAGCAGGCATTACAACGCTTGTGAAACGCGAAGACCTAACAGTCGTTGATTGGTCGTTTGAAGATGCGATGCGTTATAATTTAACGGCGGGTATTTCAATCTCCGCCAAAGATAAAGAAGAAAAAGAAAAAGAAAAAGAAAAATAA
- the nhaR gene encoding transcriptional activator NhaR, whose translation MSHLNYNHLYYFWMVCKQGSVTKAADALFLTPQTVTGQIRSLEERLKGKLTKRVGRNIEPTELGQLVFKYADKMFDLSYQMLDRINYTQRDNQLFEVGVADALSKRLVSQVLLEGIPNDQRIQLSCFESTHEMLLEQLSQHKLDMILSDCPVSSTQNPGLYSKKLGESAMSFFCTDDLSNADFPACIEDYKLLVPSRRSAMGRKLHQWFDQQGITPNILGEFDDAALMKAFACYNKSMFIAPSIYADELTSNSHLYEVKRVTDICDEYFVIFAERMIMHPAVKRICAADFSTLF comes from the coding sequence ATGTCGCACTTAAATTATAACCATCTTTATTATTTTTGGATGGTCTGCAAGCAAGGCTCAGTAACTAAAGCTGCTGATGCATTATTTCTGACACCCCAAACGGTGACAGGACAGATTCGTTCATTAGAAGAGCGACTAAAAGGTAAGTTAACTAAGCGTGTTGGACGTAATATTGAACCAACAGAGCTTGGTCAATTAGTATTTAAATATGCAGATAAGATGTTTGATTTAAGTTATCAAATGCTCGATCGTATAAATTACACGCAACGAGATAATCAATTATTTGAAGTCGGTGTTGCTGATGCGCTGTCTAAACGGTTAGTAAGCCAAGTGCTATTGGAAGGTATTCCTAACGATCAGCGAATCCAATTAAGTTGTTTTGAATCAACTCATGAAATGTTATTAGAGCAGTTATCGCAGCATAAATTAGACATGATTTTATCTGATTGCCCTGTTAGTTCGACGCAAAATCCAGGTTTGTACAGTAAAAAATTGGGTGAGTCGGCAATGAGTTTTTTTTGTACTGATGATTTATCAAATGCAGATTTTCCGGCTTGTATTGAAGATTATAAGCTGTTGGTGCCAAGTAGACGTTCTGCAATGGGACGCAAATTGCATCAATGGTTTGATCAGCAAGGCATTACGCCAAATATTTTAGGGGAATTTGATGATGCGGCGTTGATGAAGGCGTTTGCTTGTTATAACAAGTCGATGTTTATCGCACCGTCTATTTATGCCGATGAGCTAACCAGCAATAGTCATCTTTATGAAGTTAAACGAGTGACAGATATTTGTGATGAGTATTTTGTCATTTTTGCTGAACGAATGATCATGCATCCTGCCGTAAAGCGTATTTGCGCTGCTGATTTTAGTACGTTATTTTAA
- the nhaA gene encoding Na+/H+ antiporter NhaA, which translates to MTDAIRKFLKLESAGGIILIIAALIAMVIANSPLASVYTDTLHSYIAGLSVAHWINDGLMAIFFFLIGLEVKRELIEGALNTKEKAIFPAIAAVGGMIAPALIYTAFNYGDPMAVKGWAIPAATDIAFALGVMALLGNRVPVSLKVFLLALAIIDDLGVIVIIALFYSSDLSTLALTVAFISTATLVIMNLKNITSIPLYLIVGAILWFSVLQSGVHATLAGVVLGFAIPLAGKDGRADTHSPLKTIEHALHPYVAFLILPLFAFANAGISLTGVSLASLSSMLPVGIAAGLFIGKPVGIFTACFIAVKTGVAKLPDGINFKHIFAVSVLCGIGFTMSIFISSLAFVGADESFATYSRLGILLGSTVAAIVGYIMLSKTLPKSEV; encoded by the coding sequence ATGACCGATGCTATTCGTAAGTTTCTTAAATTAGAATCAGCTGGCGGTATTATTCTTATTATCGCAGCATTAATTGCAATGGTTATTGCTAACTCACCACTGGCATCTGTATATACAGATACTTTGCATAGCTATATTGCTGGATTATCAGTAGCACATTGGATCAATGATGGTTTAATGGCAATTTTCTTTTTCTTAATTGGATTAGAAGTGAAGCGAGAGCTTATTGAGGGGGCGCTTAATACGAAAGAAAAAGCGATATTCCCAGCGATCGCTGCTGTTGGTGGCATGATTGCACCAGCATTAATTTATACGGCATTTAATTATGGCGATCCAATGGCAGTTAAAGGTTGGGCGATTCCTGCTGCAACCGATATTGCTTTTGCGTTGGGCGTGATGGCCTTGCTAGGTAATCGAGTACCAGTAAGCCTAAAAGTATTCTTATTAGCATTGGCTATTATTGATGATTTAGGCGTGATTGTGATCATCGCTCTGTTTTATAGCTCAGATTTATCAACACTAGCATTAACGGTGGCGTTTATTTCAACGGCGACGCTGGTCATTATGAACCTGAAGAATATCACGAGTATTCCGCTATACTTAATTGTCGGTGCTATTTTATGGTTTAGTGTGCTGCAATCTGGCGTCCATGCAACATTAGCTGGTGTGGTATTAGGTTTCGCAATACCGCTAGCAGGTAAAGATGGTCGTGCTGATACCCATTCACCACTAAAGACGATTGAGCATGCATTACATCCGTATGTTGCTTTCTTAATCTTGCCATTATTTGCATTTGCGAATGCGGGTATTTCATTAACTGGCGTATCTCTTGCAAGTTTATCGTCAATGTTACCTGTTGGTATTGCCGCTGGATTATTTATTGGTAAGCCTGTTGGTATATTTACTGCGTGTTTCATTGCAGTTAAAACGGGAGTTGCAAAGTTACCTGATGGTATTAACTTCAAGCATATTTTCGCCGTATCAGTATTGTGTGGTATCGGTTTTACAATGTCGATTTTCATCTCATCACTCGCGTTTGTTGGTGCAGATGAGAGTTTTGCGACTTACTCACGGCTTGGAATATTATTAGGTTCAACGGTTGCAGCGATTGTTGGTTACATCATGTTAAGTAAAACATTGCCTAAATCCGAGGTGTAA
- a CDS encoding Na/Pi symporter, whose protein sequence is MTTQATTAASKFSSMRWVRWANLAFMLYLLLVAVSMVSGGFKWSVGEQAKTLFEFASHPVAGLMIGLIATALIQSSSTVTSIIVGLVAGGLPVETAIPMVMGANIGTTLTNTLVSLGHARCKEEFRRAFASATVHDFFNLLAVSIFLPLEMMFGILDKLSGWLVSPFLKAGDMSMNGMDFMKPLTQPAVDLVKGPLEVFGHNGGFGLIVLGIALIFVSITLMGRLMRGLMVGRARDILKSAIGRGPLHGIASGTAVTVLVQSSSTTTSLMVPLVGTGVLTVREVYPFTLGANIGTCITALLAATAVSGEHSVFALQIALVHLCFNVLATVLIYGIPFLREIPLKCAFFLSDLATKNKAAVAGYLGLVFIAIPGSILAFTA, encoded by the coding sequence ATGACTACCCAAGCCACTACTGCTGCATCTAAGTTCAGCTCTATGCGTTGGGTCCGCTGGGCCAACCTAGCGTTCATGCTATATTTGTTACTCGTTGCTGTATCTATGGTCAGCGGCGGCTTTAAATGGTCTGTAGGCGAGCAAGCAAAAACGTTATTTGAGTTTGCCTCTCACCCTGTTGCAGGCTTAATGATTGGTTTAATTGCCACAGCACTTATTCAATCATCAAGTACTGTAACCTCTATTATCGTTGGTCTTGTAGCCGGTGGTTTACCTGTAGAAACCGCTATTCCAATGGTGATGGGTGCTAACATCGGTACCACATTAACAAATACGTTAGTTAGTTTAGGTCATGCACGTTGTAAAGAAGAATTCCGTCGCGCATTTGCAAGTGCGACTGTACACGATTTCTTTAACTTATTAGCCGTTTCTATTTTCCTTCCATTGGAAATGATGTTTGGCATCCTTGATAAGTTATCAGGTTGGTTAGTATCACCATTCTTAAAAGCAGGTGATATGAGCATGAACGGTATGGATTTCATGAAGCCGTTAACGCAACCAGCGGTTGATTTAGTAAAAGGTCCACTAGAAGTATTTGGTCATAACGGTGGTTTTGGTCTAATCGTTCTAGGTATTGCACTAATTTTTGTCTCTATCACATTAATGGGTCGCCTAATGCGAGGCCTAATGGTTGGTCGTGCACGAGATATTCTAAAGAGCGCAATCGGTCGTGGTCCATTACACGGTATTGCTTCAGGTACGGCAGTTACCGTTCTTGTACAATCATCATCAACAACAACAAGTTTGATGGTGCCACTAGTAGGTACTGGTGTATTAACAGTGCGTGAAGTTTACCCATTTACCCTTGGCGCAAACATCGGTACATGTATCACAGCGCTACTAGCAGCGACGGCAGTATCTGGTGAGCACTCGGTGTTTGCACTACAGATTGCACTGGTGCACTTATGCTTTAACGTACTAGCGACAGTGTTAATTTACGGCATACCGTTCTTACGTGAAATTCCACTTAAGTGCGCGTTCTTCCTGAGCGATTTAGCAACGAAGAACAAAGCCGCTGTTGCGGGTTACCTTGGCCTAGTATTCATTGCTATCCCAGGTTCAATCCTAGCGTTTACTGCTTAA
- a CDS encoding thymidylate synthase: MKQYLALCQRIVDDGVWIENERTGKRCLTVINADLTYDVANNQFPLITTRKSFWKAAIAELLGYLRGYDNAAQFRAIGCNTWNANANDNQAWLNNPYRKGEDDMGRVYGVQGRRWQKADGTVIDQLKKIVDDLTKGIDDRGEILTFYNPGEFDMGCLRPCMHTHTFSLLGDTLYLTSAQRSCDVPLGLNFNQVQVFTLLALMAQITGNKPGQAYHKIINAHIYEDQLPLMRDEQLARTPFASPQLIINPKIKSLEDLETWVTLDDFEVVGYEHHAPIQYPFSV, from the coding sequence ATGAAACAGTACTTAGCGTTGTGTCAGCGAATTGTTGATGATGGTGTGTGGATTGAAAATGAGCGAACAGGCAAGCGTTGCCTAACAGTGATAAATGCTGATTTAACCTATGATGTTGCTAATAATCAGTTTCCGTTAATTACTACCCGTAAAAGTTTTTGGAAAGCGGCTATTGCTGAGTTGTTAGGTTATCTACGTGGTTATGATAATGCGGCGCAATTTCGTGCTATTGGCTGTAATACGTGGAATGCCAATGCTAACGATAATCAAGCATGGCTTAATAATCCGTACCGTAAAGGTGAAGATGATATGGGGCGTGTTTATGGCGTTCAAGGTCGTCGCTGGCAAAAAGCCGATGGAACGGTTATTGATCAATTGAAGAAGATTGTAGATGACTTAACCAAAGGGATTGATGATCGTGGTGAAATTCTCACGTTTTATAATCCAGGTGAGTTTGATATGGGCTGTTTGCGTCCATGTATGCATACTCATACGTTCTCACTATTAGGTGATACTTTGTATCTAACCAGTGCTCAACGTTCTTGTGATGTGCCGCTAGGGCTTAATTTCAACCAAGTACAAGTGTTTACGCTACTGGCGTTAATGGCACAAATTACAGGTAACAAACCGGGTCAGGCTTACCATAAAATTATTAATGCCCATATTTATGAAGATCAATTGCCATTAATGCGTGATGAGCAATTAGCCCGTACGCCATTTGCATCGCCACAATTGATTATCAACCCTAAGATAAAATCATTAGAAGATTTAGAAACATGGGTAACTTTAGATGATTTTGAAGTGGTGGGTTATGAACATCACGCACCAATTCAATACCCATTTTCAGTATAA